From Streptomyces sp. NBC_00775, one genomic window encodes:
- a CDS encoding cellulase family glycosylhydrolase produces MARRRNLFLTRRRRPSRPPRRLTALLLAIVMLPLLPATAQADDPPAPPPSAPAARSAVAAMQPGWNLGNTYDAIPDETSWGNPPVTRALLRKVRSQGFKSIRLPVTWGVHQGSAPDYTIDPAWMAKVRHVADMALDEGLYVLLNMHHDSWMWVTNLSTDHDAVLARYSATWTQIAAEFRDEPQRLAFESINEPTFSGTSGDDENYLLLADLNRAFHTIVRDSGGENTNRLLVLPTLYTNADQGRLDALAAELTSLHDPMIATTIHFYGWWPFSVNIAGYTRFDATAEQDLTDTFDRVHNAFVARGIPVIIGEYALLAYDYNRPGIIERGEQLKYFEFLGDYARRWKLTTMLWDAGQFLNRGTLQWRDPELFAQIKSSWTTRSGTASSDMVFLARSSAITSQTLTLNTNGTDFQGLRHGSRNLVRGKDYTVSGNQLTLTAAALGDLAGDRSYGVDATLEARFSRGVPWRIDVITYGPPVLSNASGSTTGLSIPTEFRGDRLATMEARYDDGSNAGPASWTPYQQWDNAFSAYTGDSIKLTAEFFASLKDGSRVTLTFHFWSGASVTYHVTKSGSSVTGTTG; encoded by the coding sequence ATGGCAAGGAGACGGAATCTGTTCCTCACGCGACGGCGCCGACCGTCGCGACCTCCTCGGAGACTGACGGCGCTGCTCCTGGCGATCGTCATGCTCCCGCTGTTACCCGCCACCGCACAGGCCGACGATCCGCCCGCCCCGCCGCCGAGCGCGCCGGCCGCCCGCAGCGCGGTGGCGGCCATGCAGCCCGGCTGGAACCTGGGCAACACCTACGACGCCATCCCCGACGAGACCTCGTGGGGCAACCCACCCGTGACCAGAGCACTGCTGAGGAAAGTCAGGTCGCAGGGGTTCAAGAGCATCCGACTGCCCGTCACCTGGGGCGTCCACCAGGGCTCCGCCCCCGATTACACGATCGACCCGGCCTGGATGGCGAAAGTCCGGCACGTCGCCGACATGGCGCTGGACGAAGGCCTGTACGTCCTGCTCAACATGCACCACGACTCATGGATGTGGGTCACCAACCTCTCGACCGACCACGACGCCGTGCTCGCCCGCTACAGCGCAACCTGGACCCAGATCGCGGCGGAGTTCCGCGACGAACCGCAGAGACTCGCGTTTGAGAGCATCAACGAGCCGACGTTCAGCGGTACTTCGGGCGACGACGAGAACTACCTGCTGCTGGCCGACCTCAACCGGGCCTTCCACACGATCGTCCGTGACTCCGGCGGCGAGAACACCAACCGTCTGCTCGTGCTGCCCACCCTGTACACGAACGCAGACCAGGGCCGACTCGACGCACTGGCCGCCGAACTGACCTCCCTGCACGATCCCATGATCGCCACGACGATCCACTTCTACGGCTGGTGGCCGTTCAGCGTGAACATCGCCGGCTACACCAGGTTCGACGCCACCGCGGAGCAGGACCTCACCGACACCTTCGACCGCGTCCACAATGCCTTCGTCGCACGCGGCATCCCGGTCATCATCGGGGAGTACGCCCTGCTCGCCTACGACTACAACCGCCCCGGCATCATCGAACGCGGTGAGCAGCTCAAGTACTTCGAGTTCCTCGGCGACTACGCGCGCCGCTGGAAGCTCACCACCATGCTGTGGGACGCCGGTCAGTTCCTGAACCGCGGCACCCTGCAATGGCGGGACCCGGAGCTGTTCGCCCAGATCAAGTCGAGCTGGACGACACGTTCGGGCACCGCTTCCAGCGACATGGTGTTCCTCGCCAGGTCCTCTGCCATCACGAGTCAGACGCTCACCCTGAACACCAACGGCACCGACTTCCAGGGCCTGCGCCACGGCTCCCGCAACCTCGTGCGGGGCAAGGACTACACCGTCTCCGGCAACCAACTCACGCTCACGGCCGCCGCGCTCGGCGACTTGGCGGGCGACCGCTCGTACGGGGTCGACGCAACCCTGGAGGCCCGGTTCTCCCGCGGCGTTCCGTGGCGGATCGACGTGATCACGTACGGCCCTCCGGTCCTGTCGAACGCCTCGGGAAGCACCACCGGCCTGAGCATTCCCACCGAGTTCCGCGGGGACAGACTCGCGACCATGGAGGCCAGGTACGACGACGGCAGCAACGCGGGCCCGGCGAGCTGGACTCCCTACCAGCAGTGGGACAACGCCTTCTCGGCCTACACCGGTGACTCGATCAAGCTGACGGCCGAGTTCTTCGCCTCGCTGAAGGACGGCTCCCGGGTGACGCTCACCTTCCACTTCTGGAGCGGCGCCTCGGTGACATACCACGTCACCAAGTCCGGCAGCTCCGTCACCGGCACGACCGGCTGA
- a CDS encoding glycoside hydrolase family 43 protein, producing the protein MRVSSKPEKTNTINNPVIPGFHPDPSICRAGEDYYLACSSFEYFPGVPIFHSRDLVNWAQIGNALDRPSQLRLPLDAPSSGGIYAPTLRHHDGRFWLIVTNVSGDGNLLFTATDPAGPWSDPVRLPGVQGIDPDLAWDEDGNCWCTTAGVGQIRIDPHTGETFGSSHRLWSGAPGAKAPEAPHLYKIGDYWYLLIAEGGTERCHGVSIARSRTPTGPFEPCPSNPVLTHRGTDHPIQNTGHADLVQAPDGSWWMVLLGVRPGGGTPGWHVLGRETFLVPVDWAEGWPVVGELSTSMPAPNWPLQPQAAVLARDDFDLPALASHWISLRHRPPEACTTKERPGWLTLQARGGSLDDTDVTFVGRRQQHASCRVRALVDVEDGRGGLAVRLDEQHHYDMEASSGEVQVRARIGPLSTLVASRPAPPGPVVLRIDVTAVHAVNDARTGPDSVTFGIEEPDGTFVELATLDGKYLSTEVAGGFTGRVIGMFAGAGSVHIDWFEYEPVER; encoded by the coding sequence ATGAGGGTGTCGAGCAAGCCCGAGAAGACCAACACCATCAACAACCCGGTGATCCCCGGCTTCCACCCCGACCCCTCCATCTGCCGGGCAGGCGAGGACTACTACCTCGCCTGCTCCAGCTTCGAGTACTTCCCCGGGGTGCCCATCTTCCACAGCCGAGACCTCGTGAACTGGGCCCAGATCGGCAACGCGCTCGACCGGCCGAGCCAGCTGCGCCTGCCGCTGGACGCCCCGTCCTCGGGCGGTATCTACGCACCCACGCTCCGCCACCACGACGGCCGGTTCTGGCTGATCGTCACCAATGTGAGCGGGGACGGCAATCTGCTCTTCACGGCCACCGATCCGGCCGGGCCCTGGTCCGATCCGGTCCGCCTGCCCGGAGTGCAGGGCATCGACCCGGACCTCGCCTGGGACGAGGACGGCAACTGCTGGTGCACCACCGCCGGAGTCGGACAGATCCGCATCGATCCCCACACCGGGGAGACGTTCGGCTCATCGCACCGGCTCTGGTCCGGTGCCCCTGGTGCCAAGGCGCCTGAAGCACCGCACCTCTACAAGATCGGCGACTACTGGTATCTGCTTATCGCCGAAGGCGGTACGGAACGCTGCCACGGCGTCTCGATCGCCCGCAGCCGCACGCCCACGGGTCCGTTCGAGCCGTGCCCGTCCAACCCGGTGCTGACCCACCGGGGCACCGACCACCCCATCCAGAACACCGGACACGCGGACCTCGTTCAGGCGCCCGACGGTTCGTGGTGGATGGTGCTGCTCGGCGTGCGGCCGGGCGGTGGTACCCCGGGGTGGCACGTACTGGGGCGCGAGACATTTCTGGTGCCGGTCGACTGGGCCGAGGGCTGGCCGGTCGTCGGCGAACTCTCGACCTCGATGCCGGCCCCGAACTGGCCGCTGCAGCCGCAGGCCGCGGTGCTGGCCCGGGACGACTTCGACCTGCCTGCGCTGGCCTCGCACTGGATCTCGCTGCGGCACCGACCGCCGGAGGCATGTACCACGAAGGAGAGGCCCGGCTGGCTCACTCTGCAGGCACGCGGCGGGTCTCTCGACGACACCGACGTGACCTTCGTCGGCCGTCGGCAGCAGCACGCTTCATGCCGGGTGCGAGCCCTGGTCGACGTCGAGGACGGCCGCGGCGGCCTGGCCGTCCGCCTCGACGAGCAGCATCACTACGACATGGAGGCCTCGTCCGGCGAGGTTCAAGTGCGGGCCCGCATTGGCCCGTTGAGCACCCTCGTCGCGTCCCGTCCGGCACCCCCCGGCCCTGTGGTCCTCCGCATCGACGTGACCGCCGTTCACGCGGTGAACGATGCGCGTACCGGCCCGGACTCCGTCACGTTCGGCATCGAGGAGCCGGACGGTACCTTCGTGGAACTCGCCACTCTGGACGGGAAGTATCTCTCCACGGAAGTCGCCGGAGGCTTCACCGGCCGGGTGATCGGAATGTTCGCGGGTGCCGGCTCCGTCCACATCGACTGGTTCGAGTACGAGCCGGTCGAACGCTGA
- a CDS encoding LacI family DNA-binding transcriptional regulator has translation MTGKATLADNAADGPAGKGDGRGDTSRPVTIAFIAESAGVSVPTVSKVINGKSGVSADTRARVEALVNEHGYRKPSGANRNNVVELVFRELQHMWAVEIIRGVERVARQHRVGLMVSEFGLHDTAEPTWDDTVARRPNCVLSVAQLSEAEREQLTAKGIPFVVFDPATELPDDVPFVGATNWSGGRAATRHLTELGHHRIAMIGGPADQLYCCARLDGYRSAMQAAGLPVDPELVVLATLTHEDGRAAARSLLALPERPTAIFTANDLQALGVYQAAREAGLRIPDDLSVVGFDDLPVVAWVDPPLTTVHQPLTEMAVAATELALTLGRGEAAPQVGVEIATTLTVRGSTAPPKG, from the coding sequence ATGACCGGGAAGGCGACCTTGGCGGACAACGCAGCTGATGGACCGGCGGGCAAGGGCGACGGGCGGGGCGACACGTCCCGGCCGGTGACCATCGCGTTCATTGCCGAGTCGGCGGGGGTCTCCGTCCCTACCGTGTCCAAGGTGATCAACGGAAAGTCCGGGGTTTCCGCGGACACCCGTGCCCGGGTCGAGGCACTCGTCAACGAGCACGGCTACCGCAAACCCTCGGGAGCCAACAGGAACAACGTTGTGGAACTCGTGTTCCGCGAGCTCCAGCACATGTGGGCGGTAGAGATCATCCGGGGCGTCGAGAGGGTGGCCCGCCAGCACCGGGTCGGCCTCATGGTCTCCGAGTTCGGGTTGCACGACACCGCCGAGCCCACCTGGGACGACACCGTCGCAAGGCGACCCAACTGTGTTCTGTCCGTGGCCCAGCTCTCCGAGGCCGAGCGCGAGCAACTGACGGCGAAAGGCATCCCGTTCGTCGTCTTCGACCCTGCCACCGAACTGCCCGACGACGTCCCGTTCGTGGGCGCCACCAACTGGTCCGGCGGCCGGGCCGCGACCCGCCATCTCACCGAACTCGGGCACCACCGCATCGCCATGATCGGCGGTCCCGCGGACCAGCTGTACTGCTGCGCCCGGCTGGACGGATACCGCTCCGCGATGCAGGCCGCGGGCCTGCCGGTCGATCCGGAACTCGTCGTGCTCGCCACCCTCACCCACGAGGACGGCCGCGCGGCGGCCCGTTCGCTGCTTGCTCTGCCCGAGCGTCCGACCGCGATCTTCACGGCCAACGACCTGCAGGCGCTGGGCGTCTACCAGGCGGCGCGCGAGGCCGGCCTGCGGATCCCGGACGACCTGAGCGTCGTCGGCTTCGACGACCTGCCGGTCGTGGCCTGGGTGGACCCGCCGCTGACCACGGTCCACCAGCCGCTCACCGAGATGGCCGTGGCCGCGACCGAACTGGCCCTCACGCTCGGCCGCGGTGAAGCGGCACCCCAGGTCGGGGTGGAGATCGCGACGACCCTCACGGTCCGGGGCAGCACGGCTCCGCCCAAGGGCTGA
- a CDS encoding major capsid protein encodes MRDVKTADLTTFARYIPTPADFLLTQTVFAKVSIQDVMWRIKNTGRYVNAAKYRSFDASVPFADRQAWQTSTQGMLPALGQKLMVGEVELLLQEASRGQDASRLEQLLYDDVERHVEAINSRLELAAGDVLTDGKFSLAAENGLTLDVDFGVPAANMPTAPKLWSDATADAIADELGWISYLDGISAPMPEQVVTSRRVYSYLAGNNAYRAAYYGSVNPSTTPTASLTPQQINVVRDNYGLPPITLYRAQVRVDGVSTKCPPDDRWVMLPPDRSKWGQTLYGTTAESLVLSRGSNPQITREDAPGLIVTRGGKDDPVQIWTKGAAVAMPVLYAPDCHVTAKVL; translated from the coding sequence ATCAGGGATGTCAAGACGGCGGACCTGACCACGTTCGCCCGCTACATCCCCACCCCGGCCGACTTCCTGCTCACACAGACCGTGTTCGCGAAGGTGTCCATCCAGGACGTCATGTGGCGGATCAAGAACACCGGCCGCTACGTCAACGCCGCGAAGTACCGCAGCTTCGACGCCTCGGTGCCGTTCGCGGACCGGCAGGCGTGGCAGACGTCCACGCAGGGCATGTTGCCCGCGCTGGGCCAGAAGCTCATGGTCGGCGAGGTCGAGCTGCTGCTGCAGGAGGCCTCCCGCGGCCAGGACGCGTCCCGCCTGGAGCAGCTGCTGTACGACGACGTGGAGCGGCACGTCGAGGCCATCAACTCCCGTCTGGAGCTGGCCGCCGGCGACGTCCTCACCGACGGCAAGTTCAGCCTGGCGGCGGAGAACGGGCTGACCCTTGACGTCGACTTCGGTGTCCCTGCGGCGAACATGCCGACTGCGCCGAAGCTGTGGTCCGACGCGACCGCGGATGCGATCGCGGACGAGCTGGGCTGGATCTCCTACCTCGACGGCATCAGCGCGCCCATGCCCGAGCAGGTCGTCACCTCGCGGCGCGTGTACTCCTACCTGGCGGGCAACAACGCCTACCGGGCCGCCTACTACGGGTCGGTGAACCCGTCGACGACGCCGACCGCGTCGCTGACGCCGCAGCAGATCAACGTGGTTCGCGACAACTACGGTCTTCCGCCGATCACCCTGTACCGGGCGCAGGTCCGCGTGGACGGCGTGTCCACGAAGTGCCCGCCTGACGACCGGTGGGTGATGCTGCCCCCGGACCGGTCGAAGTGGGGACAGACCCTCTACGGCACCACTGCTGAGTCGCTGGTGCTGTCGCGGGGCTCCAACCCGCAGATCACCCGCGAGGACGCGCCCGGCCTGATCGTCACCCGTGGCGGCAAGGACGACCCGGTGCAGATCTGGACCAAGGGCGCGGCCGTGGCCATGCCCGTCCTCTACGCCCCGGACTGCCACGTCACTGCGAAGGTGCTGTGA
- a CDS encoding ABC transporter substrate-binding protein: protein MTFDMNRRTLLSTAAAVTGTAVMAPLLSACGDGGQTTGGASTKKGLKAALPSFVPNSSLTPDIPSVAGGADIATDPGFLTYPAQQARTVKGVPGKGGHYTAVTPLWGTVPSPGNSFYQAMNKALGIDLTIKPTDGNNYLTIIPTMTSAKKLPDWIQLPAWWNSGFNTGGLAGTQLADLTPYLARDRIKKYPNLAAIPSGAWQAGAWGDKIYGIPSYPSSCVVAGTTFYRRDVLDAKGITAGEITSAADLLALGKELTDAKRGVWAFDDVWTYLFPFWGVPNKWKVEDGKLINKYETPEFLEALDWHYKLAKSGFVHPDALAGQEASGSTRFYSGKVLISGGGTGAWTLTDQQSGSAANKDYRRGAFGIFAADGTSKPSLFLGNSTGVISYLNRRLGKGQIEELLSVADYLAAPYGSAEYTMVNFGVEGVHHTMVKGVPTFTDAGKKYVQPQTYSFLASCPQVISNPGADQVTRDFTAWQAANVKYLYKPVFWNMNISLPASLATADAAQSVEDTIKDCYHGKQKVSDVQAAVAAWKSSGNRLRNWLTTNVLEKYGTGQ from the coding sequence ATGACTTTCGACATGAACCGCAGAACCCTTCTGAGCACCGCCGCGGCCGTCACCGGCACCGCCGTGATGGCGCCGCTGCTTTCCGCGTGCGGCGACGGCGGTCAGACCACCGGCGGTGCAAGCACGAAGAAGGGACTCAAGGCCGCGCTCCCGTCGTTCGTGCCCAACAGCTCGCTCACGCCGGACATCCCGTCCGTCGCCGGCGGCGCCGACATCGCGACCGACCCCGGCTTCCTGACCTACCCCGCCCAACAGGCCCGGACGGTAAAGGGAGTTCCGGGCAAGGGCGGCCACTACACGGCAGTCACTCCGCTGTGGGGAACCGTCCCCTCCCCCGGCAACTCCTTCTACCAGGCCATGAACAAAGCCCTCGGGATCGACCTCACGATCAAACCCACCGACGGCAACAACTACCTGACCATCATCCCCACGATGACCTCGGCCAAGAAGCTGCCCGACTGGATCCAGCTGCCGGCCTGGTGGAACTCCGGCTTCAACACGGGCGGCCTGGCCGGCACCCAACTCGCCGACCTCACCCCGTACTTGGCCAGAGACAGGATCAAGAAATATCCGAACCTCGCCGCCATCCCCAGCGGCGCCTGGCAGGCGGGCGCCTGGGGCGACAAGATCTACGGCATCCCGTCCTACCCCAGCAGCTGCGTCGTCGCGGGCACCACCTTCTACCGCCGCGACGTCCTGGACGCCAAGGGCATCACCGCCGGCGAGATCACCTCGGCGGCCGACCTGCTCGCACTGGGCAAGGAGCTGACCGACGCCAAACGCGGGGTCTGGGCGTTCGACGACGTGTGGACGTACCTCTTTCCCTTCTGGGGTGTGCCGAACAAGTGGAAGGTCGAGGACGGCAAGCTGATCAACAAGTACGAGACCCCGGAGTTCCTCGAGGCCCTCGACTGGCACTACAAGCTCGCCAAGTCCGGCTTCGTGCACCCGGACGCCCTCGCCGGGCAGGAAGCCTCCGGCAGCACCCGTTTCTACTCGGGGAAGGTTCTCATCTCCGGTGGTGGCACCGGCGCGTGGACCCTCACCGACCAGCAGTCCGGTTCGGCCGCGAACAAGGACTACCGGCGCGGAGCCTTCGGCATCTTCGCGGCCGACGGCACGTCCAAGCCGAGCCTGTTCCTGGGCAATTCCACCGGCGTCATCAGCTACCTCAACCGCAGGCTCGGCAAGGGCCAGATCGAGGAACTGCTGTCGGTGGCAGACTACTTGGCCGCTCCCTACGGTTCGGCCGAATACACCATGGTCAACTTCGGCGTCGAGGGCGTCCACCACACCATGGTGAAGGGAGTCCCCACCTTCACCGACGCGGGCAAGAAGTACGTACAGCCCCAGACCTACTCGTTCCTGGCCTCGTGCCCGCAGGTGATCAGCAACCCCGGAGCCGACCAGGTGACCAGGGACTTCACCGCCTGGCAGGCCGCCAACGTCAAGTACCTCTACAAGCCGGTGTTCTGGAACATGAACATCTCCCTGCCCGCCTCCCTGGCCACCGCGGACGCCGCGCAGTCCGTGGAGGACACGATCAAGGACTGCTACCACGGCAAGCAGAAGGTCTCCGACGTCCAGGCCGCAGTCGCTGCCTGGAAGAGCAGCGGCAACCGACTCAGGAACTGGCTGACGACCAACGTCCTGGAGAAGTACGGCACCGGTCAGTGA
- a CDS encoding head decoration protein — translation MTVQPVTTTLNLTADRSWLASLHGTSEVDSITLDMSTFVSGTHYVPSPDTSIPYSRFLSGISVGKITASGLYGLYATGASDGRQTLAGFVFAEVLLAPAQTKVPAALLWHGSVKTAKLPIAVAAVAPSASCQIRFV, via the coding sequence ATGACCGTTCAGCCGGTCACCACCACCCTGAACCTGACAGCCGACCGTTCCTGGCTTGCCAGCCTCCACGGCACCAGCGAGGTCGACTCCATCACCCTCGACATGTCCACGTTCGTGTCCGGCACCCACTACGTGCCGTCCCCGGACACGAGCATCCCCTACAGCCGGTTCCTGTCCGGCATCTCCGTCGGCAAGATCACCGCTTCTGGCCTGTACGGCCTGTACGCGACGGGCGCCTCCGACGGCCGCCAGACCCTCGCCGGGTTCGTGTTCGCCGAGGTGCTGCTCGCGCCGGCGCAGACGAAGGTCCCGGCGGCGCTGCTGTGGCACGGCTCGGTGAAGACGGCGAAGCTGCCGATCGCCGTTGCCGCGGTTGCTCCGTCCGCCTCCTGCCAGATCCGGTTCGTGTAA
- a CDS encoding GNAT family N-acetyltransferase, with product MTMAVEVKHYAAEQLPEIRHIILDIHAEVRHGDFKLNNDFNSVERFDERLTRYSSRPGYTAAIGWEGDEPVGFAFGITLGPDSTWWRSMTTPLPDDYTTEDGKRTVALNEIVVRKPWRGRGVAWQIHEEWLARRTEQRVTLLVNPAAGNGSVQAVYEAWGYRAVGQQQPFPDSPVYASMTRELA from the coding sequence ATGACCATGGCCGTCGAGGTCAAGCACTACGCCGCCGAACAGCTCCCCGAGATCCGGCACATCATCCTCGACATTCATGCTGAAGTCCGCCACGGCGACTTCAAGTTGAACAACGACTTCAACAGCGTGGAACGGTTCGACGAGCGCCTCACCCGCTACTCCTCCCGCCCCGGCTACACCGCAGCGATCGGCTGGGAAGGCGACGAGCCAGTCGGCTTCGCATTCGGCATCACGCTCGGCCCGGACAGCACATGGTGGCGCTCGATGACCACGCCACTGCCCGACGACTACACCACCGAGGACGGAAAACGCACCGTCGCCCTCAACGAGATCGTCGTCCGCAAGCCCTGGCGCGGGCGTGGCGTGGCCTGGCAGATCCACGAAGAATGGCTGGCCCGCCGCACCGAGCAGCGCGTCACCCTCCTCGTGAACCCTGCCGCGGGCAACGGGTCCGTGCAGGCCGTCTACGAAGCGTGGGGTTATCGGGCCGTCGGCCAACAGCAGCCGTTCCCCGACAGCCCCGTCTACGCGTCCATGACCCGCGAACTGGCCTGA
- a CDS encoding ABC transporter permease: MTISPETKKNPTRQSPQTHVRLHWRIRLRRDKSLVIMTIPAVVLLVVFNYAPLFGLITAFQYYDPLVGVWHSPWAGLEQFTTLLQDPLFWRALQNTLYLSLVQLILFFPIPIVLALLLNTVLSERLRNLIQSIVYLPHFFSWVLTITVFQQMLGGAGVLNQFLRQHDAGTWDIMTNSHTFALLVTFQAVWKEAGWGIIVFLAALAAIDTHLYESAAVDGAGRWRRMWHITLPGMRGVIVLMLVLRLGNALTVGFEQLLLQRAAVGHNTADVLDTFSFYYGIATNNYSYGAAAGLFKSVISLLLIWGANKLVHAFGEDGLYRR; the protein is encoded by the coding sequence ATCACCATCTCCCCCGAGACCAAGAAGAACCCGACGCGACAATCGCCCCAGACCCACGTCAGACTTCACTGGCGGATCAGGCTGCGCCGGGACAAGTCCCTTGTCATCATGACGATTCCGGCCGTCGTGCTGCTCGTGGTGTTCAACTACGCGCCGCTTTTCGGCCTGATCACGGCCTTCCAGTACTACGACCCCCTCGTCGGCGTCTGGCACAGCCCGTGGGCCGGGCTGGAGCAGTTCACCACCCTCCTCCAAGACCCCTTGTTCTGGAGGGCGTTGCAGAACACCCTCTACCTCAGCCTCGTCCAGCTGATCCTCTTCTTCCCGATCCCGATCGTCCTCGCCCTGCTGCTCAACACCGTGCTCAGCGAACGGCTGCGCAACCTCATCCAGTCGATCGTCTACCTCCCCCACTTCTTCTCGTGGGTGCTGACGATCACGGTCTTCCAGCAGATGCTCGGCGGAGCCGGCGTGCTCAACCAGTTCCTGCGTCAGCACGATGCCGGCACCTGGGACATCATGACCAACTCGCACACGTTCGCCCTGCTGGTCACCTTCCAGGCGGTCTGGAAGGAGGCGGGCTGGGGCATCATCGTCTTCCTCGCCGCACTCGCCGCGATCGACACCCACCTGTACGAGTCCGCCGCGGTGGACGGCGCCGGCCGCTGGCGCCGCATGTGGCACATCACGCTGCCCGGGATGCGCGGGGTGATCGTCCTGATGCTAGTACTGCGCCTGGGCAACGCACTCACCGTGGGCTTCGAGCAACTCCTGCTCCAACGCGCGGCCGTGGGCCACAACACGGCCGACGTGCTGGACACCTTCTCCTTCTACTACGGCATCGCCACCAACAACTACAGCTACGGAGCTGCGGCGGGGCTCTTCAAGAGCGTCATCTCGCTGCTGCTGATCTGGGGCGCGAACAAGCTCGTGCACGCCTTCGGAGAGGACGGGTTGTACCGCAGATGA
- a CDS encoding cellulose-binding protein translates to MATPAAFSASVSVDAGRALAGIPATGVGMNVAVYDGNMNHPAVSGLLKDAGTGVVRYPGGSYADGYHWQTHTVEGGYVAPNTEFDTFMGTVRAAGAQPIITANYGSGTPEEAAAWVRYANVTKGYGAKYWEIGNEVYGNGLYGATWETDHHANKSATTYATNLVQYAAAMKAVDPSIKIGAVLTTPGAWPDGITGAGDSTDWNHTVLSIAGSKIDFVIVHHYPIGNSQADLLGKPQAEIPNMAATLRSLINQYAGSNAPNVGIAVTETNANAYKDTSPNGLFAPDEYLTWMENGAFTVDWWNLHNGTDCTHVTTVEGATDYDDGGILSSGASCEPPLNTPFAPYYGTRMITKLGAPGDTLVRAAGSTSTVSAHAVRRANGDLSVMLINKDPVNAATVTLSYSGFSPSAATPTVYSYLKNATSIGTATTGSATSQTVPAYSIAVVQLHR, encoded by the coding sequence GTGGCTACTCCTGCCGCCTTCAGCGCCTCGGTGTCGGTCGACGCGGGCCGTGCGCTGGCGGGAATCCCGGCGACCGGTGTCGGCATGAACGTCGCGGTCTACGACGGCAACATGAATCACCCGGCCGTCTCTGGGCTGTTGAAGGACGCCGGTACCGGCGTGGTCCGCTACCCGGGCGGCAGCTACGCCGACGGCTACCACTGGCAGACGCACACCGTCGAGGGCGGCTACGTCGCGCCCAACACGGAATTCGACACCTTCATGGGCACGGTACGAGCCGCCGGCGCACAGCCCATCATCACGGCTAACTACGGCTCGGGCACACCCGAGGAGGCCGCGGCCTGGGTGCGGTACGCCAACGTAACCAAGGGCTATGGGGCGAAGTACTGGGAGATCGGCAACGAGGTCTACGGCAACGGCCTCTACGGCGCCACCTGGGAAACCGACCACCATGCGAACAAGTCCGCCACGACGTACGCGACCAACCTCGTCCAGTACGCCGCCGCCATGAAGGCCGTCGACCCGTCCATCAAGATCGGCGCGGTGCTGACCACTCCCGGAGCCTGGCCGGACGGCATCACGGGAGCCGGTGACTCGACGGACTGGAATCATACGGTCCTGTCGATCGCCGGATCGAAGATCGACTTCGTGATCGTGCACCACTACCCGATCGGCAACAGCCAGGCGGACCTGCTGGGCAAGCCCCAGGCGGAGATCCCGAACATGGCCGCCACCCTGCGCTCACTCATCAACCAGTACGCCGGGAGCAACGCGCCCAACGTGGGTATCGCGGTGACCGAAACCAACGCAAATGCCTACAAGGACACATCCCCGAACGGCCTGTTCGCACCGGACGAGTATCTGACCTGGATGGAGAACGGCGCGTTCACCGTCGACTGGTGGAATCTGCACAACGGCACGGACTGCACCCACGTGACCACGGTCGAAGGCGCCACGGACTACGACGACGGCGGAATCCTGTCGAGCGGCGCCTCCTGCGAACCGCCCCTGAACACACCCTTCGCGCCGTACTACGGCACCCGGATGATCACCAAATTGGGTGCCCCCGGCGACACGCTGGTCCGGGCCGCCGGCTCGACCTCGACCGTCTCCGCGCACGCCGTCCGGCGGGCCAACGGCGACCTCAGCGTCATGCTCATCAACAAGGACCCCGTCAACGCCGCGACGGTCACGCTCTCGTACAGCGGGTTCAGCCCGTCCGCCGCCACCCCGACCGTGTACTCGTACCTGAAGAACGCGACTTCGATCGGCACCGCGACGACGGGCAGCGCGACCAGCCAGACGGTACCCGCCTACTCGATCGCGGTCGTCCAGCTCCATCGCTGA